One Streptomyces sp. CG4 genomic window, CCGGCGCCGATCGGAAGCAGAGCCCATTTCAGCCGCCCGTGCCATTGCTGTTGCTGCACCAGGGGCAGCATCAGGGCGAGCACGCCGGAGCCGAGGAGCAGGACGCCGGGGATGTCGAAGCACTCGCGCTTGCCCGGCGAGCCGGGGGAGTGGGGCAGCAGCCGCAGCCCCGCGCAGCACACGGCCACCCCGATGGGCAGGTTGACGTAGAACACCCAGCGCCAGGCGTCGGGGCCGCCGGCCGCCTGGATCAGCAGACCGCCCGCCAGTGGGCCGACCGCCGTGGAGATGCCGATCGTGCTGCCCATGATGCCGAACGCGCGAGCCCGCTCCGCCCCCTGGAACATCTGCTGGATCAGCGCCGAGGTCTGCGGTGCGATCAGGCCCGCCGACGCCCCCTGGAGCAGCCGGAACAGCACCAGCCAGCCGGCGCCCGAGGACAGCCCGCAGGCGGCCGAGGCGAGCGTGAACAGGGCGAGCCCGGTCAGAAAGGTCCGGCGCCGTCCGCGCATGTCACCGAGGCGTCCCGCCGGGACCAGGACCAGACCGAGGGTGAGGGCGTATCCGGACATCACCCACGACAGGTCGGCCGTGCTGGCGTGCAGTCCGCGCTCCATCGAGGGCAGCGCCACATTCACGATCGACGTGTCGAGCAATGTCATGAAGGCCGCGGTCAGACAGACGGCGAGCGCTTTCCACCGTCGGTCGTGCGGGTCCGGCCCGGCTCGGTCTGTGGTCATGGGATCACGCTAGGCAGCCACCGCACCCCGCGCACGGCGGGAACTTCCCGCTCCACCCCTGCCGACGGGGTACGACACCCCCTCAGCGCGGGTACGACGCCTGCCGCGCGGTCCGCAGCACCGCCACGCCGCCCGCCCGTTCCAGCAGTCCGTCCGCCACCCACGCGTCCACGACGGCTCCGACCCGCGCGAGCAGCGCCCCCTTGCTCCGGAAGGGTGCTCCGGCCCACACCGCGTCGAGGAGCGTGGTGCCGTCGGGCCGGGCGGGGTTGGCGACGCCGGAGTCGAGGCCGCCGAGGACCACCCGGGGCTCGCAGCGCCGCACGTAGGCGTGGGTGGGGTCCTCGGTCCCTTCGAGGAACGGGGCGAACGTGATGCCGTTCAGGGTGAAGTGCAGCGGGGCGCCCGGGACCGGAGTCAGGGAGGGCAGCAGGTCGCCGGAGAGCGCGGCATTGCCGTACAGGCTCACCTTCAGGTAGTCCGTGGCGGGGTCGCGGGCGACCAGGTTGACCGGGCCGAGGAACAGCGCCTGCAGGGACGGATCGTCCGGGGCCCGCTCCACCCGCAGCCGGAACGGCATGCGCACGCGTACGGTGTCGCCGTGCTGCCAGGTCCGGGCGACCGTGAAGTACCGGCCTGGCACCGAACTCCCTTGCGCCATGCGCCCGTTGACCGTCACCCGGAATCCGTCCGTCGCCCACGCGGGCACCCGGAGCCGTAACGCGAACCGGGCGCGGCCGCGCCCGCCGATGGTGAGGGTGCTGCCCTGGTCGTAGGGGAAGGAGGTGCGCTGGGTGACCGTGACATCCTGCTCGGCCCAGGTCAGCGTCGACGGGGTGTAGAGGTTCACATACAGGGCGCTGCCGTCGGCCGCCGTGAAGTACACCGAGTCCTGGTACTTCGTGGCGCTCTCCATGCCGGTGCCCTCGCAGCAGGTCGTGCCCTGCTTGGGGGTGTAGTCCCGGACGTGCCCCGGACCCAGCCCGATGAAGTAGGTGACGAGCGGTTTCTCGGCGTCGGGCCGGTCCTGCTTGCTGCCGAGCACCTGGTTGTACAGCGCCCGCTCGTAGTACTCCATGCAGGCCGGATCCTGCTCGTGCAGGAACAGCGCTCGGCTCAGCTTCAGCATGTTGTACGCGCAGCACGTCTCCGCCGTGGTCGCGCCGACCGTGCCCGCGATGACGTTCCGTGCCTTCCAGAACTCGCCGCTGCTGGTGCCGCCGATGGCGTACATGCGGTGCGGTACGACCATCCGCCAGAAGTTCCTCGCGGCGGCGAGGAAGCGCTCCTCGCCGGTCTTCTCGTACAGCCGGACCAGGCCCGTGAAGATCGGGATGTGCTGGTTGGCGTGGAGCCCGTCGAGCACATCGGTGTCCGCGGCGCACGCGTCGATCAGCCGGTCGAGGTCGAACAGGCGGGTCAGCGCGAGATGTTCGGGTCTGCCGGTGCGGTCGTGCAGTTCGCAGAGTGCCTCGACGATGCCGCCGTACTCGCCACTGGAGAAGATCCCCCACATGCGCTGGAGCGTGGCCGCGGGCAGCAGGGACAGCCGGGCGTGCATCCAGTCGCCCAGGCCCGAGGCGAGGTCCAGCGCCCGCGCGTCGCCCGTGGCGCAGTGGGCGTCCAGCAGGCCTTTGAGGATCTTGTGCGCGGTGTAGTACGGCGCCCACACCTTCGTGTAGTCGCTGCTCGTCATCGACTCCAGCAGGACGAACTGCGTCTCCGGGTACGCCGCGAGGAACCCCGGATGGCTCGGTCCGCCCCAGGTGCGCCGCAAGGCGGCGGTCAGGCCGCGCCCGGAGGAGTCGGCGAAGCGCGAGCCGGACTGCTCGTCGAGGCGGTATGACACCAGGTCGCCGGGCCCGGCGGCGGTCTCGGCCGCCCGTGCCCGCCGCAGCTCGGCGATCTCGTCGGCGCCGAGCACCCGTGACCAGATCTGGAACTCCGCCAGGCCGCCCGCGAACACCGGGTCGGCGGGATGGTGCGAGCGGCCCAGCCAGTGGCCAGCGAGGCCGCCCAGGTCCGCCGGGGTGAGCGTCATGGCGGTATTGCGGGCGACGGCCGTGCCGTTCACATGGAGCGTGCCGGTGCCGCCGCCGAGCGTCACGGCCAGATGGCTCCACTCGCCCAGTGGCAGCGGTGCGGTGCCGTCCAGCCCCTGCTCGCCGCCGGCGCCGGAGACGGTGACGGCGAACCGCGGTGCGCCGGCGG contains:
- a CDS encoding MFS transporter, with protein sequence MTTDRAGPDPHDRRWKALAVCLTAAFMTLLDTSIVNVALPSMERGLHASTADLSWVMSGYALTLGLVLVPAGRLGDMRGRRRTFLTGLALFTLASAACGLSSGAGWLVLFRLLQGASAGLIAPQTSALIQQMFQGAERARAFGIMGSTIGISTAVGPLAGGLLIQAAGGPDAWRWVFYVNLPIGVAVCCAGLRLLPHSPGSPGKRECFDIPGVLLLGSGVLALMLPLVQQQQWHGRLKWALLPIGAGLLVAFWAWERRQGRRGHAPLVDLKLFSLRSFSLGALLSLVYFAGFTTLFFVYTLFLQNGMGYGALAAGLSSMPFAAGSAAGAAAGGRLVVRFGRKLVIAGLCTVAVAMLGVVAAVHWAPGRGVAWAVALPLLVAGIGSGLTISPNTTLTLSLVPVRGGGAAGGVLQTAQRIGSAAGVAAVGSVYFAHLANRAAPATALQYGLLTSVAIILLALCLAFADLHERRVRPRTEQKREAARQEA
- a CDS encoding beta-L-arabinofuranosidase domain-containing protein, encoding MPPHPPLRPFALADVALGPGLFADKRALVLEHARGYDVNRLLQVFRATAGLDTGGAVAPGGWEGLDGEADGNLRGHYTGHFLTMLAQAYASTGEEVFAEKISGMVGALAEVRAALRHDPVVLSRGGRFGPAVEQLRGSYQYVELPAGVLDGASALTLSVWVKPTHDASGARVLDFGDGTTRWLYLAVRNAAGAPRFAVTVSGAGGEQGLDGTAPLPLGEWSHLAVTLGGGTGTLHVNGTAVARNTAMTLTPADLGGLAGHWLGRSHHPADPVFAGGLAEFQIWSRVLGADEIAELRRARAAETAAGPGDLVSYRLDEQSGSRFADSSGRGLTAALRRTWGGPSHPGFLAAYPETQFVLLESMTSSDYTKVWAPYYTAHKILKGLLDAHCATGDARALDLASGLGDWMHARLSLLPAATLQRMWGIFSSGEYGGIVEALCELHDRTGRPEHLALTRLFDLDRLIDACAADTDVLDGLHANQHIPIFTGLVRLYEKTGEERFLAAARNFWRMVVPHRMYAIGGTSSGEFWKARNVIAGTVGATTAETCCAYNMLKLSRALFLHEQDPACMEYYERALYNQVLGSKQDRPDAEKPLVTYFIGLGPGHVRDYTPKQGTTCCEGTGMESATKYQDSVYFTAADGSALYVNLYTPSTLTWAEQDVTVTQRTSFPYDQGSTLTIGGRGRARFALRLRVPAWATDGFRVTVNGRMAQGSSVPGRYFTVARTWQHGDTVRVRMPFRLRVERAPDDPSLQALFLGPVNLVARDPATDYLKVSLYGNAALSGDLLPSLTPVPGAPLHFTLNGITFAPFLEGTEDPTHAYVRRCEPRVVLGGLDSGVANPARPDGTTLLDAVWAGAPFRSKGALLARVGAVVDAWVADGLLERAGGVAVLRTARQASYPR